A genomic region of Staphylococcus roterodami contains the following coding sequences:
- the pcrA gene encoding DNA helicase PcrA has product MNALLNHMNTEQSEAVKTTEGPLLIMAGAGSGKTRVLTHRIAYLLDEKDVSPYNVLAITFTNKAAKEMKERVQKLVGDQAEVIWMSTFHSMCVRILRRDADRIGIERNFTIIDPTDQKSVIKDVLKNENIDSKKFEPRMFIGAISNLKNELKTPEDAQKEATDYHSQMVATVYSGYQRQLSRNEALDFDDLIMTTINLFERVPDVLEYYQNKFQYIHVDEYQDTNKAQYTLVKLLASKFKNLCVVGDSDQSIYGWRGADIQNILSFEEDYPEAKTIFLEQNYRSTKTILNAANEVIKNNSERKPKGLWTANTSGEKIHYYEAMTERDEAEYVVREIMKHQRNGKKYQDMAILYRTNAQSRVLEETFMKSNIPYTMVGGQKFYDRKEIKDLLSYLRMIANSNDDISLQRIINVPKRGVGPSSVEKIQNYAVQNNISMFDALGEADFIGLSKKVTQECLNFYELIQNLIKEQEFLEIHEIVDEVLTKSGYRDMLERENTLESRSRLENIDEFMSVPQDYEENTPLEEQSLINFLTDLSLVADIDEADTENGVTLMTMHSAKGLEFPIVFIMGMEESLFPHIRAIKSEDDHEMQEERRICYVAITRAEEILYITHATSRMLFGRPQSNMPSRFLKEIPESLLENHSTSKRQTIQPKSKPFAKRGFSQRTTSTKKQVSSSDWNVGDKVMHKAWGEGMVSNVNEKNGSVELDIIFKSQGPKRLLAQFAPIEKKED; this is encoded by the coding sequence ATGAATGCGTTATTAAATCATATGAATACAGAACAAAGTGAAGCTGTAAAAACAACAGAAGGACCATTGTTAATTATGGCAGGTGCTGGTTCAGGAAAGACACGTGTTTTAACACATCGAATTGCTTATTTATTAGACGAGAAAGATGTCTCACCATACAACGTATTAGCAATTACTTTTACTAATAAAGCTGCAAAAGAGATGAAAGAACGTGTTCAAAAACTAGTAGGCGATCAAGCAGAAGTGATTTGGATGTCTACATTTCACTCTATGTGTGTTCGTATTTTACGTCGTGATGCGGATCGTATCGGTATTGAACGTAATTTTACGATAATTGATCCTACTGATCAAAAGTCTGTTATTAAAGATGTTTTGAAAAATGAAAATATTGATAGTAAAAAGTTTGAGCCACGTATGTTTATTGGAGCAATAAGTAATTTGAAAAATGAACTTAAAACACCTGAAGATGCTCAAAAAGAAGCAACAGACTATCATTCACAAATGGTTGCTACTGTTTATAGCGGGTACCAAAGACAATTATCACGTAATGAAGCATTAGATTTTGATGATTTAATCATGACAACCATTAATTTATTTGAACGTGTACCAGATGTACTAGAATATTATCAAAATAAATTCCAGTATATACATGTAGATGAATACCAAGATACGAATAAGGCACAATACACATTAGTTAAGTTATTAGCTAGTAAATTTAAAAATTTATGTGTTGTAGGTGATTCAGACCAATCAATCTATGGTTGGCGTGGTGCTGATATTCAAAATATTTTATCTTTCGAAGAAGATTATCCAGAAGCGAAAACAATCTTTTTAGAGCAAAATTACCGTTCAACAAAGACAATTTTAAACGCGGCAAACGAAGTAATTAAAAATAATTCTGAACGTAAGCCAAAAGGATTATGGACTGCGAATACAAGTGGTGAGAAAATCCACTACTATGAAGCAATGACTGAACGTGATGAAGCGGAATATGTTGTACGTGAAATTATGAAGCATCAGCGTAATGGCAAGAAATATCAAGATATGGCAATCTTATATAGAACAAATGCACAATCACGTGTGCTTGAAGAAACATTTATGAAATCAAATATTCCATATACTATGGTTGGTGGTCAAAAGTTCTACGATCGTAAAGAAATCAAAGATTTACTTAGTTACTTGCGTATGATAGCCAACAGTAATGATGATATAAGTTTGCAACGTATTATAAATGTTCCAAAACGTGGCGTAGGGCCATCATCAGTTGAAAAGATTCAAAATTACGCCGTTCAAAACAATATCAGTATGTTCGATGCACTTGGTGAAGCTGATTTTATTGGATTATCTAAAAAGGTGACACAAGAGTGTCTTAATTTTTACGAATTAATTCAGAATTTGATAAAAGAACAAGAATTTTTAGAAATTCATGAAATAGTTGATGAAGTATTAACAAAATCAGGATATCGAGACATGCTTGAACGTGAAAATACACTAGAATCTCGAAGCAGATTAGAAAACATTGATGAATTTATGTCTGTTCCACAAGATTATGAAGAAAATACTCCATTAGAAGAACAGTCACTTATTAACTTTTTAACTGATTTATCTTTAGTTGCAGATATTGATGAAGCGGATACTGAAAATGGCGTAACTTTAATGACTATGCACTCTGCAAAAGGTCTTGAATTTCCAATAGTCTTTATAATGGGTATGGAAGAATCATTATTTCCACACATTAGAGCGATTAAGAGTGAAGATGATCATGAAATGCAAGAAGAGCGACGTATTTGTTATGTAGCAATAACTAGAGCAGAAGAAATATTATATATCACACATGCGACATCTAGAATGTTATTTGGTCGTCCGCAGTCAAATATGCCATCGAGATTTTTAAAAGAGATTCCAGAATCATTATTAGAAAATCATTCAACTTCAAAACGACAAACAATTCAACCAAAATCTAAACCATTTGCAAAACGTGGTTTTAGTCAACGAACAACATCAACGAAAAAACAAGTGTCGTCATCTGATTGGAACGTAGGTGACAAAGTGATGCATAAAGCCTGGGGAGAAGGCATGGTCAGTAATGTAAATGAGAAAAATGGTTCGGTAGAATTGGATATTATTTTTAAATCACAAGGACCAAAACGTTTACTAGCGCAATTTGCCCCAATTGAAAAAAAGGAGGATTAA
- a CDS encoding heptaprenylglyceryl phosphate synthase: MYDIKKWRHIFKLDPAKHISDDDLDAICMSQTDAIMIGGTDDVTEDNVIHLMSRVRRYPLPLALEISNLESVMPGFDFYFVPTVLNSTDVSFHNGILLQALKTFGHSIDFEEVIFEGYVVCNPESKVAKHTKANTSLSIEDIEAYAQMANYMYRLPVMYIEYSGEYGDSSIVKAASEHLTETQLFYGGGISSEQQAFEMASIADTIIVGDIIYKDIKKALKTVKIKESSK, translated from the coding sequence ATGTATGACATTAAAAAATGGCGCCATATTTTTAAATTAGACCCAGCAAAACACATTTCGGATGATGATTTAGATGCAATTTGTATGTCTCAAACAGATGCAATCATGATCGGTGGAACTGATGACGTTACAGAAGATAATGTTATTCATTTAATGAGTAGAGTTAGACGGTACCCATTACCATTAGCGCTCGAAATTTCAAACCTTGAAAGTGTTATGCCTGGATTTGATTTTTATTTTGTACCAACAGTATTAAATAGTACCGATGTTTCGTTCCACAACGGTATATTACTACAAGCACTTAAAACATTTGGGCATAGTATAGATTTTGAAGAAGTAATATTTGAAGGATATGTTGTTTGTAATCCTGAAAGTAAAGTAGCAAAGCATACAAAAGCAAATACAAGTTTATCGATAGAGGATATTGAAGCATATGCTCAAATGGCAAATTACATGTATCGCTTGCCAGTAATGTATATAGAATATAGTGGTGAATATGGAGATAGTTCTATAGTAAAAGCCGCATCAGAACATTTAACGGAAACACAATTATTTTATGGTGGCGGTATTTCATCAGAACAACAAGCTTTTGAAATGGCATCCATTGCAGATACAATTATCGTCGGTGATATTATTTATAAAGATATAAAAAAAGCATTAAAAACAGTGAAAATAAAGGAGTCTAGTAAATGA